A section of the Candidatus Bathyarchaeia archaeon genome encodes:
- the gatD gene encoding Glu-tRNA(Gln) amidotransferase subunit GatD, which translates to MGYKGEALQHLKQAQAEIGDIIKITKNTETYEGILIPRSEYSDDKHIVIKLKTGYNIGIHITSSTKIEKTGAGAKPAFVAPAPPTQKPNLPKVTIISTGGTIASRVDYRTGAVRPALSASDLYSVVPELSDIATIDAEILFSIFSEDMTAKHWSELAKAVAKRIEKGEDGVIVAHGTDTMGYTAAALSFALQELPVSVILVGSQRSADRPSSDAATNLTGAVTAAAKAPFAEVTLAMHETPSDTATVLHRGTKVRKCHTSRRDTFKSINTEPLAKVENGNVIMLTQDYRKRDKNRKLVLKPNFEEKVALLKFHPGFNPEIIDHLVGNGYKGIVFEGTGLGHISHQCLNSVRAAVEKDVIVAMTSQCIWGRVDMNVYDTGRDFLNAGVTPLEDMLSETALVKLMWTLGQTRKPDEAKKLLTTNIAGEISPRTLSETDTG; encoded by the coding sequence ATGGGCTACAAAGGAGAAGCCCTACAGCATCTCAAACAAGCCCAAGCTGAGATAGGCGACATAATCAAAATAACAAAAAACACCGAAACCTACGAAGGCATCCTGATTCCACGATCAGAATACAGCGACGACAAGCACATCGTCATCAAACTGAAAACAGGCTACAACATAGGCATCCACATAACCTCATCAACAAAAATCGAGAAGACCGGCGCAGGAGCCAAACCGGCATTCGTTGCCCCAGCTCCGCCAACACAAAAGCCCAACCTGCCCAAAGTCACAATCATCAGCACAGGCGGCACCATCGCTAGCAGAGTTGATTACCGCACAGGAGCAGTAAGGCCAGCGCTGTCAGCAAGCGACCTCTACAGCGTCGTACCAGAACTCTCAGACATAGCCACAATAGACGCAGAAATATTGTTCAGCATATTCAGCGAAGACATGACTGCGAAACACTGGTCGGAACTCGCCAAAGCAGTTGCCAAACGCATCGAGAAAGGCGAAGACGGAGTCATAGTGGCGCATGGAACAGACACCATGGGCTACACAGCCGCAGCCTTAAGCTTCGCATTGCAAGAACTACCCGTATCCGTCATACTAGTCGGCTCACAACGATCCGCAGACAGACCCAGCTCAGACGCAGCCACAAACCTAACCGGAGCCGTCACAGCCGCAGCTAAAGCACCTTTCGCCGAAGTCACATTAGCCATGCACGAAACCCCATCAGACACAGCCACAGTCCTGCACCGAGGCACAAAAGTCCGAAAATGCCACACCAGCCGCAGAGACACCTTCAAATCCATCAACACCGAACCACTCGCCAAAGTCGAAAACGGCAACGTAATCATGCTCACACAAGACTACCGCAAAAGAGACAAAAACAGAAAACTCGTCTTAAAGCCAAATTTCGAAGAAAAAGTAGCGCTACTAAAGTTTCATCCCGGCTTCAACCCTGAAATAATCGACCACCTCGTGGGTAATGGGTACAAAGGCATAGTTTTTGAAGGCACGGGACTCGGGCACATCAGCCACCAGTGCCTAAACTCAGTTCGCGCAGCAGTGGAAAAAGATGTAATCGTAGCTATGACCAGCCAATGCATTTGGGGCAGAGTAGACATGAACGTCTACGACACGGGCAGAGACTTCCTCAACGCTGGCGTCACCCCACTCGAAGACATGCTCAGCGAAACCGCACTAGTCAAACTCATGTGGACACTTGGACAAACTCGCAAGCCAGACGAAGCCAAAAAACTGCTCACAACCAACATTGCAGGCGAAATTTCGCCACGCACTCTGAGCGAAACCGACACAGGTTGA
- a CDS encoding DUF2283 domain-containing protein encodes MALLEYDPSSNALYIRLRRGKIVESEPISDCVILDLDRKKEIVGVEVLGPAPIDTSKFSLPVKVVSKSPKAKRK; translated from the coding sequence TTGGCTTTGCTAGAATATGACCCAAGTTCCAACGCGCTCTACATTCGACTTAGAAGAGGGAAGATTGTCGAAAGCGAGCCCATCTCAGATTGCGTGATTCTTGATCTGGACCGTAAGAAGGAGATTGTTGGAGTGGAGGTGCTTGGTCCAGCTCCTATCGACACTTCGAAGTTTTCGCTTCCTGTGAAGGTTGTTTCGAAAAGTCCTAAAGCTAAACGGAAGTAG
- a CDS encoding TATA box-binding protein, whose amino-acid sequence GKMVCTGAKSEKESRRAVMTVVKELKKSGIIIISKPELKVVNIVASAGLGGKIDLEKTVSTLGKTMYEPEQFPGLIYRMDEPRVVILLFASGNLVCTGAKKEQDVYDAVHKLHASLEEQNLIFYE is encoded by the coding sequence TGGTAAAATGGTTTGCACGGGAGCAAAATCGGAAAAGGAATCCCGCAGAGCTGTTATGACAGTTGTTAAAGAACTGAAAAAGAGCGGAATAATCATCATCAGCAAGCCGGAGTTGAAGGTTGTGAACATCGTTGCTTCTGCAGGGTTAGGCGGAAAGATAGATTTGGAGAAGACAGTTTCCACGCTTGGAAAAACGATGTATGAGCCGGAGCAGTTTCCAGGACTGATCTACAGGATGGACGAGCCTAGGGTGGTAATTCTTCTGTTCGCAAGCGGGAACCTTGTCTGCACAGGAGCGAAGAAAGAACAGGACGTTTATGATGCAGTGCATAAGCTTCACGCAAGCTTAGAGGAACAAAACCTCATATTCTACGAATAA
- a CDS encoding tRNA uridine(34) 5-carboxymethylaminomethyl modification radical SAM/GNAT enzyme Elp3, whose product MTRNAYREIIQRLMRIPKPTVKDVNMVKMQAAQTYNLQTLPPNSILISNLKPKEKRLVSVLRRKQIRTISGVTIVAVMTKPYPCPKTTPCAYCPGGPSVGSPQSYTGFEPAAMRGIQNRYNPYRQVRSRINQLESIGHTVDKVELVIMGGTFPATPKQYQSRFVQRCLDAITQQKSKSLTEAEKQAETSRTRNVGITVETRPDWSKQQQVDHMLAMGVTRVELGVQNIHDDIYQLVNREHTVKDVVEATRTLKDSGLKVAYHMMPGLPGSNPKRDLNAFKTIFTNPDYKPDMIKIYPCLVLKGTKTHEWWKKGTYQPYTTEQAAELIAEIKKTIPPWVRIMRVQRDIPAQLIEAGVKHSNLRQLAQQKLQEQNMRCKCIRCREVGHRWLKDHVKPNLNNIHIQTTKYEASEGEEIFISAEDTANDVLIGYLRLRIPSAEAHRPEITAEPCSIVRELHVYGPVVPVGKHQTKAWQHKGIGQQLLTKAEHITQEEYNRRKIVIISALGTKQYYKRFGYHHDGPYMSKTLK is encoded by the coding sequence ATGACCAGAAACGCTTATCGCGAGATCATTCAACGCCTCATGCGGATTCCTAAACCTACAGTCAAAGACGTAAACATGGTTAAGATGCAAGCTGCCCAAACCTATAACCTCCAGACTCTTCCACCCAACTCAATTCTGATAAGCAACCTAAAGCCCAAAGAAAAACGTCTTGTCTCCGTTCTGCGCAGAAAACAGATTCGCACCATCTCAGGCGTAACCATCGTAGCCGTCATGACCAAGCCTTACCCGTGCCCTAAAACCACACCTTGCGCCTACTGCCCTGGCGGGCCTTCTGTTGGCTCACCTCAGAGCTACACTGGTTTTGAACCAGCTGCTATGCGTGGCATACAAAACCGCTACAACCCTTACAGGCAGGTGCGCAGCCGCATTAATCAACTAGAATCAATCGGACACACAGTAGACAAAGTTGAGCTCGTAATCATGGGTGGAACCTTCCCAGCTACACCTAAGCAGTATCAGTCACGTTTTGTTCAACGCTGCCTAGACGCCATAACACAACAAAAATCCAAGTCACTAACAGAAGCAGAAAAACAAGCAGAAACCAGCCGAACCCGCAACGTTGGCATTACAGTTGAAACACGCCCTGACTGGTCAAAGCAACAGCAAGTAGACCACATGCTAGCTATGGGTGTGACCCGAGTTGAACTGGGAGTCCAAAACATCCACGACGACATATACCAGCTAGTCAATCGAGAACACACAGTCAAAGACGTAGTAGAAGCCACACGCACACTCAAAGACTCGGGTTTGAAAGTAGCTTACCACATGATGCCCGGCTTACCCGGCTCAAACCCCAAACGAGACCTAAACGCCTTCAAAACCATCTTCACCAACCCAGACTACAAACCTGACATGATCAAGATCTATCCCTGCTTAGTCTTGAAAGGCACCAAAACACACGAATGGTGGAAAAAAGGCACATACCAACCCTACACAACCGAACAAGCAGCCGAACTCATCGCGGAAATCAAGAAAACTATTCCACCATGGGTTCGCATCATGCGCGTTCAAAGAGACATACCAGCCCAATTAATTGAAGCAGGCGTCAAACACAGCAACCTCCGCCAACTCGCCCAACAAAAACTCCAAGAACAAAACATGCGCTGCAAGTGCATACGATGCCGAGAAGTAGGACACAGATGGCTCAAAGACCACGTCAAACCAAACCTCAACAACATCCACATCCAAACCACAAAGTATGAGGCTTCCGAAGGCGAAGAAATCTTCATCTCAGCCGAAGACACAGCCAACGACGTCTTAATCGGCTACCTACGCCTCCGCATCCCATCAGCCGAAGCCCACAGACCAGAAATCACAGCCGAACCGTGCAGCATAGTACGCGAACTACACGTTTACGGTCCAGTTGTGCCAGTTGGAAAACACCAAACCAAAGCATGGCAACACAAAGGCATCGGACAACAACTCCTCACAAAAGCCGAACACATCACACAGGAAGAATACAACCGCAGAAAGATTGTTATTATAAGCGCATTAGGAACAAAACAATACTACAAACGCTTCGGCTACCACCACGACGGACCATACATGTCCAAAACGCTGAAGTGA
- a CDS encoding MFS transporter yields MGLFLYPIATEFGVEVGIMGQVNTFSSVAAVVFALVMGFLCVRFRHKSLLMTGLLFFAVSSVGCFLAAGFVGMLLAYSISGLGLAMVNPMVNALVGEHFPLEKRARVVAWTVGAGAMSYVVGPLVLNLLADFGGWRFSLLGFVTPLLFVGLLLAFFGIPSDSHSHGTAMSRSGFLSGFKEVLSNRSALACLAGDAFRAASFAAVLYYGVAFFMQRFEASTDVAALIILVAASCYTVGSLVSGRFVDRIGRKPSTAVTALLAGVFTVSFVFVPYFWVSLLLNLTAALLFGMVTAAAISLTLEQVPGHRGTMMSVDSAFVNLGYALGAAVGGLALIWFDYEGLGTALGLFGIVAATVFYLFARDPTRK; encoded by the coding sequence ATGGGGCTCTTTCTGTATCCTATTGCCACGGAGTTCGGGGTGGAAGTTGGCATTATGGGTCAGGTTAACACTTTTTCTTCTGTGGCTGCGGTTGTTTTTGCGTTGGTTATGGGTTTTCTGTGTGTTCGTTTTAGACACAAGTCGTTGTTGATGACGGGTTTGCTTTTCTTTGCCGTATCGTCCGTTGGGTGTTTCTTAGCGGCAGGTTTCGTTGGGATGCTCTTGGCTTACTCTATAAGTGGTTTGGGGCTGGCGATGGTTAACCCGATGGTTAACGCGCTGGTCGGAGAGCATTTTCCATTGGAGAAAAGGGCTAGAGTCGTTGCATGGACTGTTGGGGCGGGTGCGATGTCTTATGTCGTTGGTCCTTTGGTCTTGAATTTGCTTGCAGACTTTGGAGGCTGGCGGTTTTCGCTTTTGGGCTTTGTTACTCCTCTCTTGTTTGTTGGTCTTTTACTAGCGTTCTTTGGCATTCCATCTGATTCTCACAGTCATGGGACAGCAATGAGTCGGAGTGGTTTTCTTTCGGGTTTCAAGGAAGTTCTGTCGAATAGGTCTGCTTTGGCTTGTTTGGCGGGTGACGCCTTTCGGGCTGCTTCTTTTGCAGCGGTTTTGTATTATGGCGTGGCGTTTTTTATGCAGCGGTTCGAAGCGTCCACTGATGTTGCAGCCCTCATAATTCTGGTGGCAGCTTCCTGCTACACTGTTGGTAGTTTGGTCAGTGGTCGATTTGTGGATAGGATTGGGCGTAAGCCCTCAACAGCGGTGACTGCTTTGCTGGCTGGTGTGTTCACGGTGTCTTTCGTTTTTGTGCCTTATTTCTGGGTTTCTTTGCTGTTGAACTTAACGGCTGCTTTGCTTTTTGGTATGGTTACTGCAGCGGCTATAAGTTTGACTCTTGAGCAGGTTCCGGGACATCGGGGTACTATGATGTCGGTGGACTCCGCTTTTGTGAATCTAGGTTATGCTTTGGGTGCGGCTGTTGGCGGACTGGCGCTTATCTGGTTTGATTATGAGGGTTTGGGAACAGCACTTGGATTATTCGGCATCGTCGCTGCTACAGTCTTCTACCTATTTGCCAGAGACCCAACAAGGAAGTAA
- the gatE gene encoding Glu-tRNA(Gln) amidotransferase subunit GatE → MSIDYAKLGLKVGLEIHQQLDTAEKLFCSCKPELFKENPEITFLRRLRPTQSELGQIDPAAYFEFQKGVKILYEATKTTSCLVEMDEEPPHNLNHEAVEIALTVALMANAKPADEIHVMRKTVIDGSNTTGFQRTCVTALNGEIEVEAKKIPIQLIALEEDAARKMNEEESGKTIRYRIDRLGIPLIEVTTAPVLYTPQETEKTALAIGCILRATGKVKRGLGTIRQDLNISIPDGALIEIKGVQELELVSKAVEYEVQRQLNLIKIKEELQKRGTTKDTLTEEFTDVSKAFQKTQSKVIKKALSEHKPVLAVKLPRFASLLGTELMPGVRLGTEMADRARFWGRVGGLFHTDEMPAYGITTQEVEELRKLAKAEEQDAVVFVADAVENATDALKAVIERAKEALKGVPEETRAANPDGTTRYMRPRPGAARMYPETDVPPIQIRGDYLKQLRTRLPEMPEQKMERLTKAYGLNQKLAKQVLDSEYAPLFEIIVKETKVSPTIVAAVLTETIKSLKREGIQTENVTDQQLRELFTQIDAGQTTKEAVPDIITWLATHEGASAKQAVDNLGLGMLSEKELDHLIDEAIQENKSLIEKSGEAAFSALMGQIMKKTRGKANAEQIANTLKKKLKKT, encoded by the coding sequence ATGAGCATAGACTACGCTAAACTAGGCTTAAAAGTCGGCTTAGAAATCCATCAGCAACTCGACACAGCAGAAAAACTGTTCTGCAGCTGCAAACCCGAACTCTTCAAAGAAAACCCAGAAATCACGTTTCTCAGACGCCTACGCCCAACCCAGAGCGAGCTAGGGCAAATCGATCCAGCAGCCTACTTCGAGTTTCAAAAAGGCGTCAAAATCCTCTACGAAGCCACTAAGACAACATCGTGCCTAGTTGAAATGGACGAGGAACCACCGCACAACCTCAACCATGAAGCAGTTGAAATCGCCCTAACCGTGGCACTTATGGCAAACGCCAAACCAGCCGACGAAATCCACGTCATGCGCAAAACCGTCATAGACGGCTCAAACACCACAGGCTTCCAACGCACATGCGTCACAGCGCTCAACGGCGAAATCGAAGTCGAAGCCAAAAAAATCCCAATCCAACTCATCGCCTTAGAAGAAGACGCAGCCCGAAAAATGAACGAGGAAGAAAGCGGCAAAACAATACGCTACCGAATCGACCGCCTAGGCATACCACTAATCGAAGTCACAACCGCCCCCGTCTTGTACACGCCGCAGGAAACCGAGAAAACAGCATTGGCAATAGGATGCATTCTGAGAGCCACGGGCAAAGTCAAACGAGGCTTGGGCACAATACGCCAAGACCTAAACATAAGCATACCAGACGGCGCATTAATCGAAATCAAAGGCGTCCAAGAACTCGAACTCGTCTCCAAGGCAGTGGAATACGAAGTCCAGCGCCAGCTCAACCTCATCAAAATCAAAGAAGAACTCCAAAAACGAGGCACAACTAAAGACACCCTAACCGAAGAATTCACCGACGTATCAAAAGCCTTCCAAAAAACCCAAAGCAAAGTCATCAAAAAAGCCCTAAGCGAACACAAGCCGGTACTAGCTGTCAAACTTCCACGTTTCGCGAGTCTACTTGGAACCGAATTGATGCCCGGAGTACGACTAGGCACTGAAATGGCTGATCGAGCACGCTTCTGGGGCAGAGTCGGCGGCTTGTTCCACACCGACGAAATGCCAGCCTACGGAATAACCACACAAGAAGTAGAGGAACTGAGAAAACTAGCAAAGGCGGAAGAGCAAGACGCAGTAGTCTTCGTAGCCGACGCCGTGGAAAACGCCACAGACGCCCTAAAAGCCGTAATCGAAAGAGCCAAAGAAGCCCTCAAAGGCGTACCCGAAGAAACCCGCGCAGCCAACCCCGACGGCACAACAAGGTACATGCGACCCAGACCCGGCGCTGCAAGAATGTACCCAGAAACCGACGTGCCACCCATACAAATCAGGGGAGACTACCTGAAACAACTGCGAACTCGGCTCCCAGAAATGCCCGAACAAAAAATGGAACGCCTAACCAAGGCTTATGGCTTAAACCAGAAACTAGCCAAACAAGTCCTAGACTCAGAGTACGCGCCACTCTTCGAGATCATCGTCAAAGAAACCAAAGTCTCACCCACAATAGTAGCAGCAGTCCTAACTGAAACCATAAAAAGCCTCAAACGCGAAGGCATCCAAACCGAAAACGTCACAGACCAGCAACTCCGCGAACTCTTCACCCAAATAGACGCTGGACAAACCACGAAAGAAGCCGTTCCCGACATCATCACTTGGCTAGCCACACATGAAGGCGCATCAGCAAAACAAGCCGTAGACAATTTAGGCTTAGGCATGCTCTCCGAAAAAGAACTCGACCACCTCATCGACGAAGCAATTCAAGAAAACAAAAGCCTAATCGAAAAAAGCGGAGAAGCCGCATTCAGCGCCTTAATGGGCCAAATCATGAAAAAAACACGCGGCAAAGCCAACGCTGAACAAATCGCCAACACATTAAAAAAGAAACTAAAGAAAACCTAG
- a CDS encoding DUF4258 domain-containing protein codes for MIVIIKPHAEMRMLDRGIREAQVYKILENPAEVILVRYGRLAAHGKIRGRELVVIYEKKNGKIEVITVLWVDERRLQRIGFARI; via the coding sequence ATGATTGTGATCATAAAGCCTCATGCTGAAATGAGAATGCTGGATCGAGGCATCAGAGAAGCGCAGGTTTACAAGATTTTAGAAAATCCAGCAGAGGTTATCTTGGTTCGTTATGGTAGGTTGGCAGCTCATGGGAAAATCCGTGGGAGAGAGCTTGTCGTCATTTATGAAAAGAAAAACGGAAAAATAGAGGTAATTACAGTGTTATGGGTAGACGAAAGGAGGCTCCAGCGCATTGGCTTTGCTAGAATATGA
- a CDS encoding 30S ribosomal protein S6e, with protein sequence MAKFKVIVSDPSAKSKVVELEGARAVPLIGKRIGETIDGTVVGMSGAKMQITGGSDKDGFPMRPNVHGGVRISVMLSKGIGFHPTHEGERQRKTVRGNIITEDIVQINMKTLEKEKKAEKPKKTKKPKVEAEAEPESTQPAQPSTATSGGETAEETAQTTGG encoded by the coding sequence ATGGCGAAGTTCAAGGTCATTGTCTCCGACCCGTCTGCCAAATCAAAAGTCGTCGAGCTAGAAGGCGCCCGAGCCGTGCCCCTAATCGGCAAACGCATAGGCGAAACCATAGACGGCACAGTTGTAGGCATGTCAGGCGCCAAAATGCAAATCACAGGCGGCTCAGACAAAGACGGCTTTCCCATGCGCCCCAACGTACACGGCGGCGTACGAATCAGCGTCATGCTAAGCAAAGGCATAGGATTCCACCCCACACACGAAGGCGAACGCCAACGCAAAACAGTCCGCGGAAACATCATAACCGAAGACATAGTCCAAATCAACATGAAAACGCTGGAAAAAGAGAAGAAAGCGGAGAAACCCAAGAAAACCAAGAAACCAAAAGTTGAAGCAGAAGCTGAACCCGAGTCTACTCAACCCGCACAACCCTCAACCGCCACAAGCGGAGGTGAAACCGCTGAAGAAACTGCCCAAACAACCGGAGGTTAA
- a CDS encoding GNAT family N-acetyltransferase, whose translation MKLSFRDYAQGDEETYVNIHNERYKTCTWFSKHGPITVSNAKQEIEEKKKNPTYRLIFALTQDQPIGFIEASMEDANTGQIHHYSPCILPTSPQLEVSSALVEAAIKHLEEQGAQKLKYSIMGRPSDTTPYIELYQALDFKIVRKALIMWKKLDTPPEYTTPLLIKLATLNQVNADCFVDLFMKCFQDSKDRDAAQIASNIEQTKKFIQQLREREGSNHDPDGWIAASLNGEYVGFTIAVQQGTDGLIAEVGVAPQFRRSGIGTYLTLKGLERLKERGFKQASLGVDVENTAAIALYDKLGFEKLPFEVYELEKAITP comes from the coding sequence ATGAAACTATCCTTCCGCGACTACGCCCAAGGCGACGAAGAAACATACGTCAACATCCACAACGAAAGATACAAGACGTGTACATGGTTCAGCAAGCATGGCCCAATAACAGTCAGCAACGCTAAACAGGAAATCGAAGAAAAAAAGAAGAATCCTACATACAGGCTCATTTTCGCCCTAACCCAAGACCAGCCAATCGGGTTCATAGAAGCAAGCATGGAAGACGCAAACACCGGTCAAATCCACCATTACTCACCCTGCATCTTGCCAACCTCTCCACAACTGGAAGTAAGCTCCGCCCTAGTTGAAGCCGCAATCAAGCATCTTGAGGAACAGGGCGCTCAGAAACTCAAATACTCAATAATGGGAAGACCCAGCGACACTACACCATACATCGAACTTTATCAAGCCCTCGACTTCAAGATTGTACGCAAAGCACTAATCATGTGGAAGAAACTTGACACTCCACCAGAATACACAACACCTCTTCTCATCAAACTCGCAACCCTAAATCAAGTCAACGCAGACTGCTTCGTCGACCTATTCATGAAATGCTTTCAAGACTCAAAAGACCGAGACGCAGCTCAAATTGCATCCAACATCGAACAGACCAAGAAGTTCATACAGCAGCTACGCGAACGAGAAGGCTCCAACCATGACCCAGATGGTTGGATCGCAGCCTCACTCAACGGCGAATATGTGGGCTTCACAATCGCGGTTCAACAAGGCACCGACGGACTAATCGCTGAGGTAGGAGTTGCGCCACAATTCCGCAGATCAGGCATCGGAACCTATCTCACACTGAAAGGGTTAGAGAGACTGAAAGAACGAGGATTTAAACAGGCGTCGCTGGGCGTTGATGTCGAAAACACAGCCGCCATAGCACTCTACGATAAACTCGGCTTCGAAAAGCTACCATTCGAAGTCTACGAACTAGAAAAGGCAATAACTCCCTGA
- a CDS encoding ArgE/DapE family deacylase, whose translation MKSLNQKVADIIEKRQNELTKLCSELVQARSENPPGDVSDVAKVCEDFLKQEGISYQKLEPEEGHVSVIGTVGKGKPSLILCGHMDVVPAGDTTKWTVPPYKGEVKQGKLYGRGATDQKAGVAAQLMATAAAKDFEDELPERITVANVPDEEAQGPAGVIWLVQNKKLTGDACLITEPTGYLDGHYSIVAGERGTCWLNITAFGKPAHGSTPPRGRNAIEMLTSFLPTLKALEAEAVETPQDAKALVKNGEREQRRLALKDGIAPSKLVRTLTHYTVNIGVIAGGTKTNVVPEKCWAEVDIRVPAGGSPDGVEKFVRSLLPEDFEVSVINKTLPSYTPADDSLVKAIQKGAKPVFGYVPPPTYMPATTDAHFFRRMLGIPAMSFGPGCGELAHTYDEFVYVKDIKNAAKVYANVIADFGAKR comes from the coding sequence TTGAAATCACTCAACCAAAAAGTGGCTGACATCATTGAGAAACGCCAGAACGAATTAACCAAACTGTGCAGCGAGCTGGTTCAAGCGAGAAGTGAGAATCCCCCCGGAGATGTCTCAGACGTTGCGAAAGTGTGTGAAGACTTTCTGAAACAGGAGGGCATCAGTTATCAGAAGCTTGAACCGGAAGAGGGACACGTCAGTGTAATAGGCACTGTTGGAAAGGGCAAGCCTTCGCTGATTCTATGCGGACACATGGACGTAGTTCCAGCTGGCGACACAACTAAGTGGACTGTGCCCCCGTACAAGGGCGAAGTCAAGCAGGGCAAACTGTACGGGCGAGGCGCAACCGACCAGAAGGCAGGCGTAGCCGCGCAGCTTATGGCGACGGCAGCTGCAAAAGATTTCGAAGACGAGCTGCCAGAAAGAATCACTGTTGCTAATGTTCCAGATGAGGAGGCTCAGGGACCCGCTGGCGTCATCTGGCTGGTGCAGAACAAGAAGTTGACGGGCGACGCCTGCTTAATCACTGAGCCAACTGGCTACTTGGACGGGCACTATTCCATAGTTGCTGGGGAACGTGGAACCTGTTGGCTCAATATCACTGCTTTCGGCAAGCCAGCGCATGGTAGCACGCCGCCGCGGGGTCGAAACGCCATTGAAATGTTAACCAGTTTTTTGCCAACGTTGAAGGCTTTGGAGGCTGAAGCGGTTGAGACACCGCAAGATGCAAAGGCTCTGGTCAAGAACGGGGAAAGGGAACAGCGCAGGTTAGCGTTGAAGGATGGTATCGCGCCGAGTAAGCTGGTGAGGACGCTTACGCATTACACGGTTAATATCGGTGTCATAGCTGGTGGAACCAAAACTAATGTTGTGCCTGAGAAATGCTGGGCTGAAGTCGACATCCGCGTGCCTGCTGGGGGGAGTCCTGACGGTGTGGAAAAATTTGTGCGTAGCCTGCTTCCAGAAGACTTTGAGGTTTCGGTCATCAACAAGACGTTGCCTTCGTACACGCCTGCCGACGACTCTCTAGTCAAAGCTATTCAGAAAGGTGCTAAGCCGGTCTTTGGGTATGTGCCGCCTCCGACTTACATGCCTGCGACCACTGACGCTCACTTCTTCCGCAGGATGCTCGGCATTCCAGCTATGTCGTTTGGACCGGGCTGTGGCGAGTTAGCCCACACCTACGATGAATTCGTCTACGTTAAAGACATTAAGAACGCGGCTAAAGTGTATGCCAACGTAATCGCTGATTTTGGGGCGAAGCGCTAG